Below is a window of Candidatus Tectomicrobia bacterium DNA.
CGGGGAGGCGGAGGTGGCCGAGGCCGCCCAGCGCAAGACCCTCCTCTACGACAAGGCGGGCGAGGAGCACTACAACCTCATCAGCGCCCTCCACAAGACGCTGCGCAGCTCCGACCCCGACGCCGCCCTCTACTGGATGGCGCGGATGATCGAGTCCGGCGAGGACCCCATGTACGTCCTGCGCCGCCTCGTGCGCTTCGCCTCGGAGGACGTGGGCATGGCCGACCCCCAGGCCCTCGTCCTGGCCATGGCCGCCCAGCGGGCCTTCCACTTCATCGGCCTGCCCGAGGGCAAGCTCGCCATCGCCCAGCTCGTCGTCTACCTCGCCACCGCCCCCAAGAGCGACTCCGTCTACCGGGCGCTCGGCGAGGCCGAGCGGGCCATCGAGGAGCGCCCGGCCGAGCCCGTGCCCCACCACCTGCGCAACGCCCCCACCCGGCTCATGAAGGACCTGGGCTACGGCAAGGGCTACCAGCACGCCCACCAGTTCGAGGACGCGGTCGTCGAGATGGAGGGCCTGCCCGACGGGCTCAGGGGGCGGCATTTCTACAAGCCCACCCAGCGCGGCTTCGAGGAGGAGGTGGGGCGCCGCATGGCCCGGCGGGAGGATCTCCTCACGGGACGCATCGCCGAGCGGGTGAACTTCCCGCGCATCCCCCCCTACGAGGAGGACCCTCGGCCCTCCGACCCCGCCATGCCGGGGAAGCGGGGGAAGAAGAGGAAGGAACCGTAAGCCCCATTTTGATATCCTGGACTTCATTCCCCCGCCGCCGACCCGCAGGAGAACCGCCATGCGCGCACCCATCGTCGTGACAGCCGCCGCGTTCGCTTTCCTGGCCGCCGGGGCCCAGGCGGCCGCTCCGGAGAGGCGGGGCCAGGGGGCGGCCCGGGCGGCGCTCGAGGCGAAGAGCGGCAGCAACGTCTCGGGCGAGGTGACCTTCGAGGAGATCCGGGGCCGGGGCGTCCTGGTCCGGGTGAACGCCCGGAACGTGCCCCCTGGCCTGCACGGCTTCCACATCCACGAGAAGGGCGACTGCTCGGCGCCCGACGCCACGAGCGCGGGAGGGCACTTCAACCCCGCGAACCGGCCCCACGGCGCCCCGGGCGCGAAGCGGAACCACGCGGGCGACCTGGGCAACCTGCTGGCGGACGAGGGGGGGAACATCAAGTACGAGAGCCTGCACGAGGGCTTCACCCTGGCCCGCGGGCGGGCGTCCGCCCTGGGGAAGGCGGTGGTCCTTCACGCCAAGCCGGACGACCTCAAGAGCCAGCCCGCCGGGGACGCCGGAGGGCGCATCGCGTGCGGGGTGATCCAGCCGGTCAACCCGCGCCCGGGCGGGCAGCAGACCCGGCGATAGGCGGGGCCCCCGCGCGCCATCCCTTCGGAGGCCATCGCACCGGGTTCCGCGGGGGCGCTCGATTGGACGCCCCCGCATTTCCGTGTCCCGGCGGCGGGATGGGGGAGGGATGCGCATGGAGGTGGAGTACTTCGACCACGTGGTCTTCACCGCGCGGGACGTGGAGGCGGCCTGCGCCTTCTACGAGCGGGTGCTGGGCATGGAGCGGGTGGCCTTCGACGGGGGCCGGGTGGCGCTGCGCTTCGGCCGCCACAAGATCAACCTCCACCAGGCGGGCCGGGAGTACCTGCCCCGGGCGGCCCAGGCCCTGCCCGGCACCCAGGACCTCTGCTTCATCACCCGGGTCCCCCTCGCGGAGGCCATGGCCCACGTGCGCGCCTGCGGGGTGGGGATCGAGCTGGGGCCGGTGCGCAAGAGCGGGGCGCTGGGGGACATCCGGTCGTTCTACTTCCGCGACCCGGACGGGAACCTCGTCGAGGTGTCGAACTACCCGGAGGGAGAGGCCTAGCGCCCGGGGCCGGCCTCGCGGCCGGCCCCGGGGAGAAGTAAAATGTTGACCTGCTATGTTCTTGTCATTCCGAGCGCAGCGAGGAATCCGCTTTTGCCTTAAGATGTCATTCTGAGCGACTGAAAGGAGCGAAGAATCTTCGCGAGTGGCCACACTCGTAGATTCTTCACTCCGCTTCGCTTCGTTCAGAATGACAGGCGAGGAGCAAAGCAGATTCCTCGGTCGCTTCGCTCCCTCGGAATGACAAATTACCCGTCACTTCACCACGATCTCCCACGGGTGCAGCTGCTCGTCGTGCCGGGGCGTGAACTCGATCCGCTTGTTGATCCCGAAGATGTCGTGCAGCCGGTAGAGCGGCTTGTGGGTGGCCAGCTCGAGCATCTTGTCCGAGACCTTCTCGAAGGCCAGATGCTGCTCCTTCAGGTCCTCGAGGGCGGACGCCTTGTCGATCATGGCGTCGATCTCTGGGTAGCAGGCGGGGCTCCAGGCACCCTTGCAGGCGGTGGTCCCGCGGAGGATGATGCTGTTGTCGCCGCTCGAGTTGCCGAACGAGAGGAAGTGCATGGCCGGAGTCTTGTTCTTGCCCTCCAGGTAGGTGTTGAAGGTGCGCCGGTAGAGGGCGAAGGGCTGCGGGATGCACCGGGTGTCGATGCCGGCCTGCTTGAGCATGCCCGCCGCCGCCTCGCAGCTCTCCCGGTCGAAGGGGGAGTTCCCGTCCGGGCTGATCAGGTCCGCCTTGAAGCCCTTCTCGTGGCCCGCCTCCTTCATGAGCTGCTTGGCCTTGGCCACGTCGTAGCCGTACCAGCGCTTGCTCTCGTTGTAGCCGAACTGGGTCCAGGGGTGGTAGATCTGGTGTACCGGCTCGGCGTAGCCCCGGAGGAAGGTCTTGTACATGGCTTCGCCGTTCAGGGCGTAGTTGGCGGCCTTCCTCACGCGCACGTCCTTGAAGGGGCTTCCCTCCGGGGTGAAGAAGCCGATGTAGGCGATGCGGACGGAGGACTTGTTGACCACGTCCAGCCTGGGGTCCGCCTTGATCTGGGGGATGAAGTGGGGGAGCACCTTGTGGGCGATGTCGATCTCGCCCGCCTGGAGCGCCTTCACCCGCGTGGTGGCCTCGGTGATGGGGCGCATGATCACCCTCTGGGGCCGGTTGGGGAACATGGAGTTGCCCCACCAGGTGGGGTTGGCCTCGTACTCGTAGCGCTGGCCCTTGGTCAGGCTCTTGATGATGTAGGGGCCGCCCGAGACGATGCCGCGCGAGAGCTCCTCCTTCCTCTTCCCCTTGTTCGCGAGCGAGACGATGTGCCCCCAGCCCGCCAGCCGGCGGACGAGGCCGTTGTCGGGCACCTTCATGTGGAAGATGAAGGTGCGGTCGTCTAGCACCTCGATCTTGTCGAAGTCCTTCCAGTAGGCCCGCTGGTAGCTCTGGTTGGCGGGATCCATGATGCGGCCGATGGAGAACTTGACCGCCTCGGAGTTGATGGGCGTGCCGTCGGTGAACTTCGCCCCCGCGCGGAGGGTGAACTTCATCCGCCGCGAGTCGAGCCGCTCGTACTTCTCGGCCAGCCAGGGGATGATCTCGCCCGTCTTGGTGTCGGAGAGCAGCAGCTTGTCCGACGTCCAGGGCCACACCATGGCGCCGATGAAGCTGGAGTAGACGTGGGGGTCCATCGTCTCCGCCTCGCCGTTGATGGCGATGGTGATGGTGCCCCGGGGCGCGGCCGGCGCCGGGGCGGCCCAGAGGAGAGACATGGCGGCGAACAGCACGAAAGCGACGCGGATGCGCATGGGGAGTCCTCCCGCACAAGTGAAGAGGGAGCCACCGCTTGAAGAGAATGGAGCAATCGTCCCACAACGAATGGTCCGGGTAAAGAGGGAATTGTTTCAGTTCGTTGCAAAGAGTGGAACCGGATGGGCGCCCGTGCCCGTGCTCAGCCCGAGCGGAGCGTCTCTTTGAGATAGTGGCCGAGGGCCCGGACGCTGCTCTCCCGTGTCGCCGAGCCCTCGGGATAGCAGAGGATTTCGTCGTCTATCCGCGCGCGGCCCACGGGAATGCGCCGCCCCCCGGGGGTCCCGTCGTCGAAGAGCGGAAGGGCGAAGAGATGCGCGGCGTCGGGGTCGCGGAGGGCGGTCCCCGCGATGCGGGCCGCCCGCTCCAGGATGTCGACGTAAACGCGATCTTCCGCCACTGGCCTGTCAGGGCGTGCTGGTGCCGGGCCGGAAGCCGCTGCGCGCTGGGGTGAGAGGCGCGGGGCGCTCCTCCTTGAGCACCACGGTATCCGCAATCTTGTCGTGCCAGGCCTGGGCGTCGCGGTCCCAGATGGCCCACAGGTAGCCCAGCCCGAAGAATATCCCGCTCACCGCCTTGCCCACGACTTCCCGGAGCACCATCCGCCAGAAGCCGGCCGGCTCGCCCGTCATCTTGTGCACCACCCGCTCCCCGAGCAGCCATTTGCCCGGGGTGAGCCCCCGGCGCATCAGCAGGAGCCCGATCGCCATGTAGGCGATCGAGGCCACCTGGGCGAACCAAAGGGGGGAATCGTCGAAGGGGCTCCGGGACCACCCGGAGGCGATCTGGAGGGTCACGGTGAAGACGATGTAGCCGAGCAGGGGGTCGACCACGGTGGCCAGCAGGCGCCGCACCAGGCTGGCCTTCACCCCTGCCGCCGGCTTGGGGATGAAGGCGTCGCACCAGATGCAGAAGAGGCGATCGGGCACGATCTCGCGGGCGCAGCGCGGGCACTCCATGCTCTCTCCTTCCTCCTCCGCCGGGGCGGGGCCGCCCGGGGCGGGCATACTCTAGCATTCCTGGCGGGACGGCGCAGGGCGTGGCGTAGCGCCAAATGTAGGGGCAGGCCCCTGTGCCTGCTCACACCTATATCTGCCTGGGAATTGGGCGGCCACAGGGGGCCGCCCCTACGCCTCCCGTCGCAGGACGTAAAGGAGCACCTCCCGCTCCCCGCCCCGCGCGGGCGCGGGATGGACTCCCCGCCCCGCCAGCCGGAAGCCCGCCTTCTCCAGCACCCGCATCGAGGCCGCGTTGTCCGGAAAAACCCCCGCCTTGATCTCGCGTATCGGCAAATGGCCGAACGCCCACCCGGTCAGCGCCCGCACCGCCTCGGTGGCGTAGCCCCGCCCCCAGAAGGGCCGGCCGATCCAGTAGCCGATCTCCAGCCGGCCCTCGTTGTCCCCGGTTTCGAGACCGATGCACCCGGTGAGCCGCCCCGCCGCCTTCTCCTCGATGGCGAGCATGAGGCCCCGGCCCGCCTCCCGCTCCCCCGAGGCGAGGGCGAGCCAGGCCTCCGCGCCGCCCTCGGGGAAAGGATGCGGCACCCGCGCCGTGTGGCGGGCCACCTCCCACTCCGAGAGGAGGGGCTCGATGGCGGGGGCGTCCGCCGGACTGGCGGGGCGGAGGATGAGCCGCGCCGTCTCCAGGGGGATGAACGTGGCGAAGGCGGGGAAGGGCATCGTGGTCGGCTCGCGGGAGAGATTGGTTTTCCCTCTCCCTCCGGGAGAGGGTAGGGTGAGGGAAAAGCCGCTGGTGGAGCTGCCCTCACCCCAGCCCTCTCCCAAAGGGAGAGGGGGCAAGGCGTCTGCATCGTTCCTACGATCAACCGGCCAGCCTGTTCCGCCCCCCTACCCGAAGATCTCGATCTCCGGCTCCTTCTCGCCGAAGTAGACCGCCTTCACCTTCTTCAGGTCCTCGAGCACGAGGCGCTTGTCGCCCGGGTTCCGCAGCAGGTAGGCCGGATGGTAGGTCGCGAGGCAGGGGACGCCCTGGTAGCGGCCGAACTTCCCCCGCAGCTTGCCGATGGGGGTCTTGGTCTGGAGCAGCCACTGCGCGGCGAACTTGCCGAGCGCCACGATGAGCCGGGGCCGGATGATGGCGAGCTGCTTCTTGAGGTAGGGCTCGCAGGAGGCGATCTCGTCCGGCTCGGGGTTGCGGTTGCCAGGCGGGCGGCACTTCAGGATGTTGCAGATGTACACTTCACTGCGCGGGACCTCGATCACGTTCTCGATCATCTTGGTGAGCATCTGGCCCGCCCGCCCCACGAAGGGGATGCCCTGGGCATCCTCGTCCGCCCCCGGCGCCTCCCCCACGAAGACGAGCTTGGCCTTGGGGCTCCCCACGCCGAAGACGAGGTTCGTCCGCCCCGCCCCGAGCTTGCAGCGCAGGCAGCCCGCCACCGCGAGGCCGAGCGCCTCCAGGGTCATCTCCTCCTCCGGGTCGAAGGGCAGGGGCGGGGGCGCGGGGAGGGAGCCCTTGCGCCCGGAGGCGGCGGGAGGGGACATCGGGGAAATCTCCATCATCGGCAGGAGCCCGGGCTGGACCGTCCGGGGCGGCGCCTGCGGCGGGGAGAAAGCCTGCGCAGGGGCTTCCTTCACGGCCGAGGGGGCCTCCGCCGGGGGGTAGGCCGCCGGGCGCGGCACAGGCGCGGGGGCCGAAGGCGCGGTCCGGGCGGGCGAAGGCGTCCCCTCCGCCCGGGGCCGGGCCGCGAGGGAGACGTACTGCACCCCCGCGGCGCGGAGGCTTTTCATGTGCCCGAGCAGGGCCCGGGCGATCTCGTCGCGTTCGGCCACGGCGTCACCGGTGGGGGCGGGGCGGAGGAAAACCATTATCCAGGCAAATTCTAATGCACGCGTCATGGAAAAGAAAGGCTGCGGACACGCTTTGCAGGGGCGAGGCATGCTCGCCATGCGGGTCCCGTAGGGGCGGTTCGCGAACCGCTCCTACACAAACCAGCGCGGCCGGCGTTCCCGGACGGCTTCGGCCGACTGAAGGCCGGTCGCCCCTACGAAACGGAACCCTGCCTCGCCTGCCACATCCCGGCCAGCCGGTCGAGGATGAGACCGGCCAGGGCCTCTTTGCGCTGGGCGGGGAGGGACTCCTCCCTTCCGTCCGCCCCGATGAGAAGGGCCGCCGAGCTGTCCGCCCCCATGGCGTCCTGCCCCCCCGAGACCAGGTTGGCCACGATGAGGTCGAGTTTCTTGCGGCGGAGCTTCTCCCGCGCGTTTTTCTCCAGGTCCTCCGTCTCGGCCGCGAAGCCGACGAGGAGGCGATCCCCCTTCGTCTTCCCCATCTCGGCCAGGATGTCCGCCGTGCGCTCGAGCTCGAGGACGAGGGGGCCGTCCTCCTTCTTGCGCTTGCGGCCGAGGGGCCGGACGGGGCGGTAGTCCGCCACGGCGGCGGCCATGATGCCGGCGTGGGCCTCGCGCCAGGCGGCGAGCACCGCCTCCCGCATCTGGGCGGCGGACTCGACCCGCACCGTCCGGAGGCCGGGCGGGTCGGGCAGGCTGGCCGGGCCGCTCACGAGGGTGACCTCGGCCCCGCGCGCGGCAGCCCCGGCGGCGAGGGCGTAGCCCATCTTGCCGCTCGAGCGGTTGGTGAGGTAGCGGATGGCGTCCCACCGCTCCCGGGTGGGCCCCGCCGAAACCACGAGGCGCATTCCGCCCAGGTCGTGCCTGGGCACGAGCAGGCGCAGCGCCTCCCGGAGGATGTCCTCCGGCTCGGGCATCCGCCCCGCCCCCTCGCCCTCCTCGGCGCGCGCCATCCGGCCCGTCCCGGGCGGCATCACGGCGTGGCCGCGCTCCCGGAGCTTGCGCACGTTCTCCTGGACGGCGGGGCTCCCCCACATGCGCGGGTTCATGGCCGGGACGGCGAGGACGGGGGGCCGGGCCGAGAGGAGGAGGGTCGAGAGGAAGTCGTCCCCGATCCCCCCGCGAACTTGCCGATGATGTTGGCCGTGGCCGGGGCGACGATGATCAGGTCCGCGCGGTCGCTGAGGGAGACGTGGGGCATCTCGCCCGGACGCTCGGCGCCCTCGATGGGGAACATGCGCGAGATGGGCGGGCGCCCCGTCAGCACCTCGAAGGGCAGGGGCTGGACGAAGGCGAGGGCGCTTTGGGTGAGCACCGCCTGGACCTCCGCCCCCTGGAGCGCGAGCTGGCGGGCGAGATCGATGGCCTTGTAGGCCGCGATGCCCCCCGAGACTCCGAGTACGATTCTCTTGCCGGCGAGCGCCCCGCTCATGCGCCCGCCCCCGCCGCCTTCGACCGGTGCGCGGCGATGATGTCCGAGAGTTCCCGGAAGGCCGCGTCCAGGTCCTCGTTCACGATGACGTAGTCGTAGAGGGCGCGCCGGGACATCTCCTCCTCGGCGCGCGCGAGCCGCCGCGCGATGCGGTCCTCGGCCTCGGCCCCGCGCTTGCGGAGCCGCTTGGCGAGTTCCTCGATCGAGGGAGGCATGACGAAGATGAGAGTGGCGTCCGGGCGGCGGCGCTTCACCTGGAGGGCCCCCTGCACGTCGAGGTCCATGATCACGTCCTCGCCCGCCTCCAGCTTGCGGTCCACCCCGTCGGAGGGAGTGCCGTAGTGGTCGCCGAACACCTCGGCCCACTCCAGGAAGCCGCTGGCCTTGATCCGCCGGTGGAAGTCCTCCGGCGTGAGGAAGAAATAATGCACGCCCTCCTTCTCGTAGCTCCGGGGCGGGCGCGTCGTGGCGCTGACGGAGTGCCAGATGCCCGGGATCTCGCGCACCGCGCGCTCGATCAGGGAGGACTTTCCCGTGCCCGACGGCGCGGAGAGCACGAAGATGTGGCCTCGGCGGCGGCTCATTCGGCGTTCTGCACCTGCTCGCGGATCCGCTCGATGGCGCTCTTGAGGTCCACGGCACGCTGGGTGAGGGGAAGGTCGGAGGATTTCGAGGCGATGGTGTTGGCCTCCCGGTTCATCTCCTGCACGAGGAAGTCGAGCTTCCGCCCCGCCGGGCCGGGCGCCGCCAGCATCTCCCGGAACTGCACGATGTGGCTCTCGAGCCGGCTCAGCTCCTCGCTGATGTCCCCGCGCTCGGCCGCGTAGATGAGCTCCTGCTCCAGCCGGCCCGGGTCCAGGGTCAGGCCCTCGGCGAGCTTCACGAGGCGCTCGCGCAGCCGGGACTGGATGGCCTCGCGCGCCTCGGGCACCCGCTCCCGGATCTCGCCGCAGATGCGCTCCACCTCGGCCAGGAGGCCCATGAGGTCGAGGTCCAGGGCCGCCCCCTCCCGGCGGCGCATGCCGCCCAGGGTGTCCAGGGCCTCGCCGAGGGCGCCGAGCAGGGGCCCGCGCAGCTCCTCCTCGGCGAAGGACGACTCCTGGGGCCGCAGGGCGTCCCGGAACCCGGCCAGGAGGGAGATGTCCACGTCCCCCGGCAGCTTCAGGTCCTTGGCGAGCGCCCGGAGGGAGTTCACGAGGGCGCGGGCGGCGGCCGGGTCCACGGCGGGCGCGCCGTCCGCGGTCTCGTCCAGGCGGATGTAGACGTCGAAGCGCCCCCGGGCGAAGCGGGCCTTGATGGCCTCCCGGACCTCGCTCTCCAGGGAGAGCGACCAGCGCGGGCCGCGGACGGAGGCCTCGAGGAAGCGGTGATTCACCGACCGGGCCTCCACCGTCAGGGTGCCCCCGCGCAGGGGGCGCTGGCCGGAGCCGTAGCCGGTCATGCTCTCCGTGGCCATGTTTCCTCCGTCAAGCGATTTAACGCCGCTATCAAAAAAGATTACAGTAAGTTCCGGAGGGAGCCGTGTCAATTTGGGGGCCGGGCCTCCGGCGGCCCCCCGAACCCGGACAATAGCCCATGGACGCATTCATCCTCCAGGCCGTCGCCCGCGAGCTGGACGCGGCGCTGCGGGGCGCCCGCCTCGAGAAGGCCGCCCAGGCCGGCCCCTGCACCTACCTCCTCGGCTTCGCCTGCCGGGATAGGCGGGCGCGGCGGCTCCTCCTGAGCGCGGACCCCGCCCACCCGAGGCTCCACCTCACCTCGGAGTCCCCCCCCTCCGTGCCCGAGCCGGGGGATTTCCTGCGGAGCCTGCGCAAGCACCTCGCGGGCGCCCGGGTCTCCCGGGTGGCGGCGGGGGAGTGGGAGCGCGTGGTGCAGCTCTCGCTGGAGCGGCCGGCCGGGAAGGGGACGGCCACGTTCGCCCTCTTGGCCGAGGTGATGGGGCGCTGGAGCAACCTCATCCTCCTGGACGGGAAGACGGGCGCCATCCTGGACGCCACCCGCCTCTCGACGGACGAGGCGAACCCCGGGCGCCCGGTGGCGCGCGGGAGCGCCTACCGCCTGCCCCCCGCCCAAAAGAAGCCCGCCCCGGACTCGGTGGACGAGGCGGCCTTCCTCGGCCTCCTGGCCGGGGCCGGTCTGGCGGAGGCGGACCCGAAGGAGCGGGCGCGCTGGCTGGTGCGCGCCTTCGCGGGCATCAGCCCCGGCGCCGCTTCCGAGATCGCCGCCCGCGCCGGCGGGGACACCCGGTCCTTCTGGGAGGCCTTCGCCTGGGCGGTGGAAAGCTACCGGGCGGGCCGCTTCCAGCCCGCCCTCCTCCTGGATGCGCGGGGGGCCCCGTCCGGGCTGAGCGCGCTCGGGGCGGCGGGACTGCACCCGGGCCGGACCCGGCCCTTTCCCTCCATGAACGAGGCGGCGGACGACTTCTACCGCGGCGCGGCCGGCGGGACTTCCCTGCGCCGGGCGCGGGAGGCGCTGGCCGCCCGGGTGAAGAGTCTTCTCAAGCGGACCGAGCGCAACCTCGCCGCCGTCGGGCGGGACCTGCTCCAGGCGGAGGCGGCCGAGGACTGCCGCCTGAAGGGCGAGCTCCTGCTCCGGAACCTGGAGGGGCTGGAGGAGCG
It encodes the following:
- a CDS encoding superoxide dismutase family protein gives rise to the protein MRAPIVVTAAAFAFLAAGAQAAAPERRGQGAARAALEAKSGSNVSGEVTFEEIRGRGVLVRVNARNVPPGLHGFHIHEKGDCSAPDATSAGGHFNPANRPHGAPGAKRNHAGDLGNLLADEGGNIKYESLHEGFTLARGRASALGKAVVLHAKPDDLKSQPAGDAGGRIACGVIQPVNPRPGGQQTRR
- a CDS encoding VOC family protein codes for the protein MEVEYFDHVVFTARDVEAACAFYERVLGMERVAFDGGRVALRFGRHKINLHQAGREYLPRAAQALPGTQDLCFITRVPLAEAMAHVRACGVGIELGPVRKSGALGDIRSFYFRDPDGNLVEVSNYPEGEA
- a CDS encoding RDD family protein, with amino-acid sequence MPAPGGPAPAEEEGESMECPRCAREIVPDRLFCIWCDAFIPKPAAGVKASLVRRLLATVVDPLLGYIVFTVTLQIASGWSRSPFDDSPLWFAQVASIAYMAIGLLLMRRGLTPGKWLLGERVVHKMTGEPAGFWRMVLREVVGKAVSGIFFGLGYLWAIWDRDAQAWHDKIADTVVLKEERPAPLTPARSGFRPGTSTP
- a CDS encoding GNAT family N-acetyltransferase, producing MPFPAFATFIPLETARLILRPASPADAPAIEPLLSEWEVARHTARVPHPFPEGGAEAWLALASGEREAGRGLMLAIEEKAAGRLTGCIGLETGDNEGRLEIGYWIGRPFWGRGYATEAVRALTGWAFGHLPIREIKAGVFPDNAASMRVLEKAGFRLAGRGVHPAPARGGEREVLLYVLRREA
- a CDS encoding uracil-DNA glycosylase, producing MVFLRPAPTGDAVAERDEIARALLGHMKSLRAAGVQYVSLAARPRAEGTPSPARTAPSAPAPVPRPAAYPPAEAPSAVKEAPAQAFSPPQAPPRTVQPGLLPMMEISPMSPPAASGRKGSLPAPPPLPFDPEEEMTLEALGLAVAGCLRCKLGAGRTNLVFGVGSPKAKLVFVGEAPGADEDAQGIPFVGRAGQMLTKMIENVIEVPRSEVYICNILKCRPPGNRNPEPDEIASCEPYLKKQLAIIRPRLIVALGKFAAQWLLQTKTPIGKLRGKFGRYQGVPCLATYHPAYLLRNPGDKRLVLEDLKKVKAVYFGEKEPEIEIFG
- the gmk gene encoding guanylate kinase, translated to MSRRRGHIFVLSAPSGTGKSSLIERAVREIPGIWHSVSATTRPPRSYEKEGVHYFFLTPEDFHRRIKASGFLEWAEVFGDHYGTPSDGVDRKLEAGEDVIMDLDVQGALQVKRRRPDATLIFVMPPSIEELAKRLRKRGAEAEDRIARRLARAEEEMSRRALYDYVIVNEDLDAAFRELSDIIAAHRSKAAGAGA
- a CDS encoding YicC family protein, whose product is MATESMTGYGSGQRPLRGGTLTVEARSVNHRFLEASVRGPRWSLSLESEVREAIKARFARGRFDVYIRLDETADGAPAVDPAAARALVNSLRALAKDLKLPGDVDISLLAGFRDALRPQESSFAEEELRGPLLGALGEALDTLGGMRRREGAALDLDLMGLLAEVERICGEIRERVPEAREAIQSRLRERLVKLAEGLTLDPGRLEQELIYAAERGDISEELSRLESHIVQFREMLAAPGPAGRKLDFLVQEMNREANTIASKSSDLPLTQRAVDLKSAIERIREQVQNAE
- a CDS encoding NFACT family protein produces the protein MDAFILQAVARELDAALRGARLEKAAQAGPCTYLLGFACRDRRARRLLLSADPAHPRLHLTSESPPSVPEPGDFLRSLRKHLAGARVSRVAAGEWERVVQLSLERPAGKGTATFALLAEVMGRWSNLILLDGKTGAILDATRLSTDEANPGRPVARGSAYRLPPAQKKPAPDSVDEAAFLGLLAGAGLAEADPKERARWLVRAFAGISPGAASEIAARAGGDTRSFWEAFAWAVESYRAGRFQPALLLDARGAPSGLSALGAAGLHPGRTRPFPSMNEAADDFYRGAAGGTSLRRAREALAARVKSLLKRTERNLAAVGRDLLQAEAAEDCRLKGELLLRNLEGLEERAASVRLPHDGTEIEVPLDPRYPPSENAQRYFRRYKKLKRLLGAGGRRRQDLEAERAFLEGLLYDAEEAEGPEALAGVGQALEAGGFSKKAASPARGRRRAEAPPARPYRRLAAPGGWEIFVGKNALGNEALLRRVARAGDTWLHAQGLPGSHVLLRAAGEPGEDALLQAAALAAYHSRGRGDGRVRVDYLPVERLRRPRGARPGQVIFTGQGTVLASPEEGGRLLKELSERDG